One stretch of Amycolatopsis sp. NBC_00345 DNA includes these proteins:
- a CDS encoding ANTAR domain-containing protein, whose amino-acid sequence MAPNAVSGGMAPMRNREEWLAETMLELADTLVPGFEPLPYWLGVAGRFAELTNTSVRLNATADQGTETVVACTDERLEAAALGEVLVAEGPGADCELTGDPVVDVRLDSAAESWPQLAPAALALGFRVMHAFPLRLRETSLGSVTLLGAAPDRLSEGNFRLTRSLADVATISMLQRRAVVSLTETSGQLQHALGSRVVIEQAKGLISSKLEISMEEAFKLLRSYARGRNRKLTAVAERLVDRSMTVAELLPLPAQAKPQPHGGRKPSAG is encoded by the coding sequence GTGGCCCCCAACGCAGTGTCCGGAGGCATGGCGCCCATGCGCAACCGCGAGGAATGGCTCGCCGAGACGATGCTGGAGCTGGCCGACACGCTGGTACCCGGTTTCGAACCACTGCCCTACTGGCTGGGCGTCGCCGGCCGGTTCGCCGAGCTGACGAACACCTCGGTGCGCCTGAACGCGACCGCCGACCAGGGCACCGAGACCGTGGTGGCGTGCACCGACGAACGGCTCGAGGCGGCGGCGCTGGGCGAGGTGCTGGTCGCGGAAGGCCCCGGCGCGGACTGCGAGCTCACCGGCGACCCGGTCGTGGACGTCCGGCTGGACAGCGCGGCCGAAAGCTGGCCGCAGCTGGCCCCGGCGGCCTTGGCGCTCGGCTTCCGCGTGATGCACGCGTTCCCGCTGCGGCTGCGCGAGACGTCGCTCGGCTCGGTCACTCTGCTGGGCGCGGCGCCGGACCGGCTGTCGGAGGGGAACTTCCGGCTCACCAGGAGCCTCGCCGACGTCGCCACGATCAGCATGCTCCAGCGCCGCGCCGTGGTCTCGTTGACCGAAACCTCGGGGCAGCTGCAGCACGCGCTGGGCAGCCGCGTGGTCATCGAGCAGGCCAAGGGCCTGATCTCCAGCAAACTGGAGATCAGCATGGAAGAGGCCTTCAAGCTGCTGCGCAGCTACGCGCGCGGGCGCAACCGGAAGCTGACCGCGGTCGCCGAGCGGCTCGTCGACCGGAGCATGACCGTCGCGGAGCTGCTGCCGTTGCCGGCACAGGCGAAACCGCAGCCCCATGGCGGCCGGAAGCCGTCGGCCGGCTGA
- a CDS encoding CheR family methyltransferase, translated as MSTPEDEIEDDGHLEELLTFIRDSRGFDFTGYKRTSLARRIRKRMQSVGFERYVDYRDYLESNAKEFQELFNTILINVTSFFRDVEAWSFLQTTVVPDLVAKTDPGQEIRIWSAGCSTGQEAYTLAIAFAEHLGIEECTKRVKIYGTDVDEEALREARAGVYPARALERVPDGMRAKYFEPSGELFAVRRDLRRRVIFGRHDVTRDAPISRVNLLACRNTLMYFNVEAQVKIIERFHFALHENGYLFLGKAEMLLSDSARFDVANMRHRVFRRRLGGSQPRGTRFDLTAGAELRDTNRRRLVTDLALASAPDAMIGVDRDGTVAMVNGAARLQFGLSSHDVGRPFHDLEVSYRPTELRSAIDQAHTERRSVRLSAVQRRQPGDEAQHFDIIVRPLITSDGEDVGAAITFADTTEATRLQREIKRAQENLATAYAELQSTNAELETVNEELQSSIEELETTNEELQSTNEELETTNEELQSGNEELETMNEEMRIRTAELDETRTFFEGVLSSVEAGVVVLDGQLQVRSWNRGAEELWGLRADEVYREDFFTLDFGLPTDTLRESVRTSNETGRRSGPLKVDAVNRKGRPLICRISCSPLHGPGEGVVLLMEQDRHS; from the coding sequence ATGAGCACCCCCGAAGACGAGATCGAGGACGACGGCCACCTGGAGGAGCTGCTGACCTTCATCCGCGACTCGCGCGGCTTCGATTTCACCGGCTACAAAAGGACTTCGCTCGCGCGCCGGATCCGCAAGCGCATGCAGAGCGTGGGATTCGAGCGGTACGTTGACTACCGGGACTACCTCGAGAGCAACGCCAAGGAGTTCCAGGAGCTGTTCAACACCATCCTGATCAACGTCACGAGCTTCTTCCGCGACGTCGAGGCGTGGAGCTTCCTGCAGACCACGGTCGTGCCCGACCTGGTCGCGAAGACCGACCCCGGCCAGGAGATCCGGATCTGGAGCGCGGGCTGCTCCACCGGCCAAGAGGCGTACACGCTCGCGATCGCGTTCGCCGAGCACCTCGGCATCGAGGAGTGCACGAAGCGGGTCAAGATCTACGGCACCGACGTCGACGAGGAGGCCCTGCGCGAGGCGCGCGCCGGGGTGTACCCGGCGAGGGCGCTGGAGCGGGTTCCCGACGGGATGCGCGCGAAGTACTTCGAGCCGTCCGGTGAGCTGTTCGCGGTCCGCCGCGACCTGCGGCGCCGGGTGATCTTCGGCCGCCACGACGTCACGCGCGACGCGCCGATCTCGCGCGTGAACCTGCTCGCCTGCCGCAACACGTTGATGTACTTCAACGTCGAGGCACAGGTCAAGATCATCGAGCGGTTCCATTTCGCGCTGCACGAAAACGGTTACCTGTTCCTCGGCAAGGCCGAGATGCTGCTGTCGGACAGCGCGCGGTTCGACGTCGCCAACATGCGCCACCGCGTGTTCCGCCGCCGGCTCGGCGGCAGTCAGCCGCGCGGCACCCGGTTCGACCTGACGGCCGGGGCCGAGCTGCGCGACACGAACCGGCGACGGCTGGTCACCGACCTCGCGCTGGCCTCGGCGCCGGACGCGATGATCGGCGTCGACCGCGACGGCACGGTGGCCATGGTCAACGGCGCGGCGCGGCTCCAGTTCGGGCTCAGCTCCCACGACGTCGGCCGGCCCTTCCACGACCTGGAGGTCTCCTACCGCCCGACCGAGCTGCGCTCCGCGATCGACCAGGCCCACACCGAGCGCCGCAGCGTCCGGCTGAGCGCGGTGCAGCGCCGCCAGCCCGGTGACGAGGCGCAGCACTTCGACATCATCGTCCGGCCGCTGATCACCAGCGACGGCGAGGACGTCGGCGCCGCGATCACGTTCGCCGACACCACCGAGGCGACCCGGCTCCAGCGCGAGATCAAGCGCGCCCAGGAGAACCTGGCGACCGCGTACGCCGAGCTGCAGTCGACCAACGCGGAACTGGAGACGGTCAACGAGGAACTCCAGTCGAGCATCGAGGAACTGGAGACCACGAACGAGGAACTCCAGTCCACCAACGAAGAACTCGAGACCACGAACGAAGAACTCCAGTCGGGCAACGAAGAACTGGAGACCATGAACGAGGAGATGCGGATCCGCACGGCCGAGCTGGACGAGACGCGCACGTTCTTCGAAGGCGTGCTCTCCAGCGTCGAGGCCGGGGTGGTGGTCCTGGACGGGCAGCTGCAGGTGCGCAGCTGGAACCGCGGCGCGGAGGAGCTGTGGGGCCTGCGCGCCGACGAGGTCTACCGCGAGGACTTCTTCACGCTGGACTTCGGCCTGCCGACGGACACGCTGCGCGAGAGCGTCCGGACCTCCAACGAGACCGGCCGGCGGTCCGGTCCGCTGAAGGTCGACGCGGTGAACCGCAAGGGCCGCCCGCTGATCTGCCGGATCAGCTGCTCACCGCTGCACGGCCCGGGTGAAGGCGTGGTGCTGCTGATGGAGCAGGACCGGCACTCCTGA
- a CDS encoding chemotaxis protein CheB produces MERPSRPRAAGRLPGPRGPEDTSPFDLVAFGASAGGIKALISVLGDLPAEFPVPVLVVQHLDPKHDTVIAVILGRRSELAAKLAEPGDAVQSGVVYFAPPDRHLRISARGVLALSEEAHVNFVRPAADVLFESVADGYGERAVVCVLSGTGADGARGAARVKERGGTVVVEDPETAAFAGMPDAAVRTGAADFVRPLNEIAGVLVGLVNGTLSR; encoded by the coding sequence ATGGAACGCCCGAGCCGGCCGCGTGCGGCGGGCAGGCTGCCCGGACCGCGGGGACCAGAGGACACGAGCCCGTTCGATCTCGTCGCCTTCGGGGCCTCGGCCGGTGGGATCAAGGCGCTCATCTCGGTGCTCGGGGACCTGCCGGCGGAGTTTCCCGTGCCGGTCCTCGTGGTCCAGCACCTCGATCCGAAGCACGACACGGTCATCGCCGTGATTCTCGGGCGGCGGTCGGAGCTGGCGGCGAAGCTGGCCGAGCCCGGTGACGCCGTCCAGTCCGGTGTTGTCTACTTCGCGCCGCCCGACCGGCACCTGCGCATCTCCGCCCGCGGCGTGCTGGCGCTCTCCGAAGAGGCCCACGTGAACTTCGTGCGCCCCGCCGCCGACGTGCTCTTCGAGTCCGTCGCGGACGGCTACGGCGAGCGGGCCGTGGTGTGTGTCCTGAGCGGAACCGGCGCGGACGGCGCGCGCGGCGCCGCCCGGGTCAAGGAACGGGGCGGCACGGTGGTCGTCGAGGACCCGGAGACCGCGGCGTTCGCCGGCATGCCCGACGCGGCCGTGCGGACCGGCGCGGCCGACTTCGTCCGCCCCCTGAACGAAATCGCCGGCGTGCTCGTCGGCCTGGTGAACGGAACTCTGTCGCGATGA
- the leuA gene encoding 2-isopropylmalate synthase, with protein MNTHDPRTPDPRTSTSRIRTPSRPAAPGQPSWNPQRGTSMPVHRYRPWHQLVEDIDLPDRTWPAKRIERAPLWCAVDLRDGNQALIDPMSPARKRKFFDLLVRMGYKEIEVGFPAASQTDFDFVREIIEEGAIPDDVSIQVLTQCRPELIERTFKSLEGAPRAIVHIYNSTSILQRRVVFREEREGIKKIATQAAEMVVELAAKQPDTDFRFQYSPESYTGTELSYAVEVCNAVTEIWQPTPEKPVILNLPATVEMATPNVYADSIEWMSRNLARRDSVILSLHPHNDRGTGIAAAELGYQAGADRIEGCLFGNGERTGNVDLVALGMNLYSQGIDPQIDFSDMDEIKRTVEYCNQLPVPERSPWGGDLVFTAFSGSHQDAINKGLDALKDAADKQGVPLDEYPWEVPYLPIDPKDVGRTYEAVIRVNSQSGKGGVAYIMKAEHQLDLPRRLQIEFSKVIQTYTDSEGGEVAPATMWNAFATEYLELTTPLELIRQRVTDNGGGEYDIEATVKVDGDEHDITGRGNGPIAAFFDALSTVGFDLRLLDYSEHTLTPGDDARAASYIECAISDRVFWGIGVDASIVTASLRAVVSAVNRANR; from the coding sequence ATGAATACGCATGACCCGCGCACGCCCGACCCCCGCACGTCCACCAGCCGCATCCGCACGCCGTCGCGCCCGGCCGCGCCCGGCCAGCCGTCCTGGAACCCCCAGCGCGGCACGTCGATGCCGGTCCACCGCTACCGCCCGTGGCACCAGCTGGTCGAGGACATCGACCTGCCCGACCGCACCTGGCCGGCCAAGCGCATCGAGCGCGCGCCGCTGTGGTGCGCTGTCGACCTGCGCGACGGCAACCAGGCCCTGATCGACCCGATGTCGCCCGCGCGCAAGCGCAAGTTCTTCGACCTGCTGGTCCGCATGGGCTACAAGGAGATCGAGGTCGGCTTCCCGGCCGCTTCGCAGACGGACTTCGACTTCGTCCGCGAGATCATCGAAGAGGGCGCGATCCCCGACGACGTCAGCATCCAGGTGCTGACGCAGTGCCGCCCGGAGCTGATCGAGCGCACGTTCAAGTCGCTGGAAGGCGCGCCGCGCGCGATCGTCCACATCTACAACTCGACGTCGATCCTGCAGCGCCGCGTGGTGTTCCGCGAGGAGCGCGAGGGCATCAAGAAGATCGCGACGCAGGCCGCGGAGATGGTCGTGGAACTGGCCGCGAAGCAGCCGGACACCGACTTCCGCTTCCAGTACTCGCCCGAGTCCTACACCGGCACGGAGCTGTCGTACGCCGTCGAGGTGTGCAACGCCGTCACGGAGATCTGGCAGCCGACGCCGGAGAAGCCGGTGATCCTGAACCTGCCGGCGACCGTCGAGATGGCGACGCCGAACGTCTACGCCGACTCGATCGAGTGGATGAGCCGCAACCTGGCCCGCCGCGACTCGGTGATCCTGTCGCTGCACCCGCACAACGACCGCGGCACCGGCATCGCCGCCGCCGAGCTGGGCTACCAGGCCGGCGCGGACCGGATCGAGGGCTGCCTGTTCGGCAACGGCGAGCGCACCGGCAACGTCGACCTGGTCGCGCTGGGCATGAACCTGTACAGCCAGGGCATCGACCCGCAGATCGACTTCTCCGACATGGACGAGATCAAGCGCACCGTCGAGTACTGCAACCAGCTGCCCGTGCCGGAGCGCTCGCCGTGGGGCGGCGACCTGGTGTTCACCGCCTTCTCCGGCAGCCACCAGGACGCGATCAACAAGGGCCTGGACGCGTTGAAGGACGCTGCCGACAAGCAGGGCGTGCCGCTGGACGAGTACCCGTGGGAGGTCCCGTACCTGCCGATCGACCCGAAGGACGTCGGCCGCACGTACGAGGCCGTGATCCGGGTGAACTCGCAGTCCGGCAAGGGCGGCGTCGCGTACATCATGAAGGCCGAGCACCAGCTCGACCTGCCGCGCCGGCTGCAGATCGAGTTCTCGAAGGTGATCCAGACCTACACCGACTCCGAGGGCGGCGAGGTCGCCCCGGCGACGATGTGGAACGCGTTCGCCACCGAGTACCTGGAGCTGACGACGCCGCTGGAGCTGATCCGCCAGCGCGTCACCGACAACGGCGGCGGCGAGTACGACATCGAGGCCACCGTGAAGGTCGACGGCGACGAGCACGACATCACCGGCCGCGGCAACGGCCCGATCGCGGCGTTCTTCGACGCCCTGTCGACCGTCGGCTTCGACCTGCGGCTGCTGGACTACAGCGAGCACACCCTCACCCCGGGCGACGACGCGCGCGCCGCGTCGTACATCGAGTGCGCGATCTCGGACCGGGTGTTCTGGGGCATCGGCGTCGACGCGTCGATCGTCACGGCCTCGCTGCGCGCGGTGGTGAGCGCGGTCAACCGCGCGAACCGGTAA